Proteins encoded by one window of Streptomyces sp. NBC_01571:
- a CDS encoding GNAT family N-acetyltransferase: MSDVTRAKHGRPVHHWRRDLVELAALFTAVAVADAVANLIGHGPDGPALLVISAAALVATAGFHTWWARRHGHAPPPDHTGARTPADGRRSGRPEKAEESEEAEEAKRSGAAPEAAVGATVLWRMRTTVKDEPGSLAALCTALAHRQVDILSLQTHPLAEGTVDEFLLRAPAGLAASEITRALSRAGGTGTWIERADAHDLVDAPTRVLGLATRTALDAAELPLALRQLLGRCTIRSLPARSPGSGRAEEGAPVEGALEDTVMRLRAPEGGVITVERPYLPFTPTEFARARALVELDARLGPRIPRGQDMLTLPEGNEITVRRADVSDLEAAKAMHERCSSRTLTMRYHGPVGDADRYLNHLLSPRFGRTLAVRTPSGRMVGLGHLLWDGDETEIALLVEDDWQRRGIGGELLGRLVAMAVEAGCESVYAVTQASNTGMVAAMRSLDLPLDYQIEEGTLVITARLDTAPVTSPLPYVQGQEQGRHGSPRGERVTRD; this comes from the coding sequence ATGTCTGATGTGACCCGTGCGAAGCACGGTCGTCCTGTGCACCACTGGCGGCGGGACCTCGTCGAGCTCGCCGCGCTGTTCACGGCCGTCGCGGTGGCGGACGCCGTCGCCAACCTGATCGGGCACGGCCCCGACGGGCCGGCCCTGCTGGTGATCTCGGCCGCCGCCCTGGTCGCCACGGCCGGATTCCACACCTGGTGGGCACGCCGCCACGGTCACGCGCCGCCGCCGGACCATACCGGTGCCCGGACGCCCGCCGACGGGCGGCGGTCCGGGCGGCCCGAGAAGGCCGAGGAGAGCGAGGAGGCCGAGGAGGCCAAGCGGTCCGGGGCGGCGCCGGAGGCCGCCGTCGGGGCGACCGTGCTGTGGCGGATGCGGACGACGGTCAAGGACGAGCCGGGTTCGCTGGCCGCGCTGTGCACGGCGCTGGCGCACCGGCAGGTCGACATCCTCAGCCTGCAGACACACCCGCTCGCGGAGGGAACGGTGGACGAGTTCCTGCTCCGCGCGCCCGCGGGGCTGGCCGCGTCCGAGATCACCCGCGCGCTCTCCCGGGCGGGCGGCACCGGCACCTGGATCGAGCGGGCCGACGCCCACGACCTGGTGGACGCGCCCACCCGCGTACTCGGCCTGGCCACGCGCACGGCTCTGGACGCGGCGGAACTTCCACTGGCCCTCCGGCAGTTGCTCGGACGGTGCACCATTCGTTCGCTGCCCGCCAGGTCTCCTGGGTCGGGCCGGGCGGAGGAAGGCGCGCCGGTCGAAGGAGCGCTGGAGGACACGGTGATGCGGTTGCGCGCACCGGAAGGTGGGGTGATCACCGTGGAGCGGCCGTACCTGCCGTTCACGCCGACCGAGTTCGCGCGGGCACGGGCCCTGGTCGAGCTGGACGCGCGCCTGGGTCCGCGTATCCCCAGGGGCCAGGACATGCTGACGCTGCCCGAGGGCAACGAGATCACCGTGCGCCGCGCCGACGTGTCCGACCTGGAGGCCGCGAAGGCGATGCACGAGCGCTGCTCGTCGCGCACGCTGACCATGCGGTACCACGGGCCGGTCGGGGACGCGGACCGCTATCTGAACCACCTGCTCAGCCCGCGCTTCGGCCGCACTCTCGCCGTCCGGACGCCGTCGGGGCGCATGGTCGGGCTCGGCCATCTCCTCTGGGACGGTGACGAGACCGAGATCGCACTGCTCGTGGAGGACGACTGGCAGCGCCGCGGTATCGGTGGCGAACTGCTCGGCCGTCTGGTGGCGATGGCGGTCGAGGCGGGGTGCGAGAGCGTGTACGCCGTCACGCAGGCCTCCAACACCGGGATGGTCGCCGCGATGCGGAGCCTCGACCTCCCTCTCGACTACCAGATCGAGGAGGGCACCCTCGTGATCACCGCGCGCCTGGACACGGCACCGGTGACGTCCCCGCTCCCGTACGTCCAGGGGCAGGAGCAGGGCCGGCACGGGTCACCGCGCGGTGAGCGGGTCACCCGGGACTAG
- a CDS encoding PLP-dependent aspartate aminotransferase family protein, whose amino-acid sequence MKIHRIEYDGIGHGPNVTRVPAPRPRSVFRLLCMDFGGDDMDADIRGTRDTGIGSGSGPGLTGPGLTGTGIPGPRGDSRTRTRALATEAVHAGREDLARKGLHAAPIDLSTTYPSYDSRGEAARIDAFAADGAEPEGPPVYGRLGNPTVARFETALARLEGTESAVAFASGMAALSAVLLVRNAMGLRHVVAVRPLYGCSDHLLTAGLLGSEVTWVDPAGIEDALRPDTGLVMVESPANPTLAEIDLRAVAHACGSVPLLADNTFATPVLQRPAEQGARLVLHSATKYLGGHGDVMAGVVACDEEFAGRLRQVRFATGGVLHPLAGYLLLRGLSTLPVRVRAASASAAELAGRLGTDPRVARVHYPRIGGAMIAFEVHGDPHEVIAGVRLITPAVSLGSVDSLIQHPASISHRIVAEGDRRGAGVSDRLLRLSVGLEDVEDLWADLDDALGRATEVRTAGGEGRNLRAEHAGSATG is encoded by the coding sequence ATGAAGATCCACCGGATCGAGTACGACGGAATCGGCCATGGCCCGAACGTAACACGGGTTCCGGCGCCGCGTCCCCGGTCGGTGTTCAGGCTGCTGTGCATGGACTTCGGCGGAGATGACATGGACGCGGACATACGCGGCACGCGCGACACCGGCATCGGTTCCGGCAGCGGCCCCGGGCTCACCGGCCCCGGGCTCACCGGCACGGGGATCCCCGGCCCGCGGGGTGATTCCCGCACCCGTACGCGCGCTCTGGCCACCGAGGCCGTGCACGCGGGGCGGGAGGACCTCGCCCGGAAGGGGCTGCACGCCGCACCGATCGATCTGTCGACCACCTATCCCTCGTACGACAGCCGGGGCGAAGCCGCCCGCATCGACGCGTTCGCGGCCGACGGCGCCGAACCGGAGGGTCCGCCCGTCTACGGCCGCCTCGGCAACCCGACCGTCGCGCGCTTCGAGACCGCCCTCGCCCGGCTCGAGGGAACCGAGAGCGCGGTCGCGTTCGCCAGCGGTATGGCCGCGCTGAGCGCCGTCCTGCTCGTACGCAACGCGATGGGCCTGCGCCACGTCGTCGCGGTGCGCCCCCTGTACGGATGCAGCGACCACCTGCTCACCGCCGGGCTGCTCGGCTCCGAGGTGACCTGGGTCGACCCGGCGGGCATCGAGGACGCCCTGCGCCCCGACACCGGACTGGTCATGGTCGAGTCCCCGGCCAACCCGACGCTCGCCGAGATCGACCTGCGCGCCGTCGCGCACGCCTGCGGTTCCGTGCCGCTCCTCGCCGACAACACCTTCGCCACGCCGGTGCTGCAACGCCCCGCCGAGCAGGGCGCGCGTCTGGTCCTGCACAGCGCCACCAAGTACCTGGGCGGGCACGGGGACGTCATGGCCGGAGTGGTCGCCTGCGACGAGGAGTTCGCCGGGCGGCTGCGCCAGGTGCGGTTCGCCACCGGTGGCGTCCTGCATCCGCTGGCCGGGTATCTGCTGCTGCGGGGACTGTCGACCCTGCCGGTACGGGTCCGGGCCGCCTCCGCGAGCGCCGCGGAACTCGCCGGCCGGCTCGGCACCGACCCCCGCGTCGCCCGCGTCCACTACCCGCGGATCGGCGGCGCCATGATCGCCTTCGAGGTGCACGGTGACCCGCACGAGGTCATCGCCGGGGTCCGGCTGATCACCCCCGCGGTCAGTCTCGGCAGCGTCGACAGCCTGATCCAGCACCCGGCGTCCATCAGCCACCGCATCGTCGCCGAGGGCGACCGTCGCGGCGCGGGCGTGAGCGACCGCCTGCTGCGCCTGTCGGTCGGGCTGGAGGACGTCGAGGACCTGTGGGCCGACCTGGACGACGCGCTGGGACGCGCGACGGAGGTACGTACGGCGGGGGGAGAGGGCCGGAACCTGCGGGCGGAACACGCGGGTTCGGCCACCGGGTGA
- a CDS encoding Lrp/AsnC family transcriptional regulator: MADSVVLDPVDLHLLRLLQNDARTTYRDLAAQVGVAPSTCLDRVTRLRRAGVILGHQLRLDPAKLGRGLEALLSVQVRPHRRELVGPFVDRIRALPESRTVFHLTGPDDYLVQVAVADMADLQRLVLDEFTSRREVARVETRLIFQQWDCGPLLPPAGPGATPTAKSG; encoded by the coding sequence ATGGCCGATTCCGTCGTACTCGATCCGGTGGATCTTCATCTGCTGCGACTGCTGCAGAACGACGCCCGGACGACGTACCGCGATCTCGCCGCGCAGGTCGGGGTCGCGCCCTCGACCTGCCTGGACCGGGTGACGCGGCTGCGCCGCGCGGGAGTCATCCTCGGCCATCAGCTGCGGCTCGATCCGGCGAAGCTCGGCCGGGGCCTGGAGGCGCTGCTGTCCGTACAGGTCAGGCCGCACCGCAGGGAGCTGGTGGGTCCGTTCGTGGACCGGATCAGGGCGCTCCCGGAGTCGCGGACGGTCTTCCATCTCACCGGTCCCGACGACTACCTCGTGCAGGTCGCGGTCGCGGACATGGCCGACCTGCAGCGCCTGGTTCTCGACGAGTTCACCTCCCGGCGTGAAGTGGCCCGTGTGGAGACCCGGTTGATCTTCCAGCAGTGGGACTGCGGTCCGCTCCTGCCGCCTGCCGGGCCGGGAGCGACGCCCACAGCGAAATCGGGCTGA
- a CDS encoding DUF885 domain-containing protein, which yields MSETKNPLPREVADAYVDDLIALDPVLGTYLGVKESAGRLPDPSPAGQQALAELARATLARLDEAERQPGADSDSERRCARLLRERLTAELAVHDAEEGLRAVGNMHTAAHAVRQVFSIAPTATDEDWAAIAERLRAVPAALAGYRESLALGLERKLYAGPRPTATFVDQLTEWSSPDEHGRAWFEDFVSAGPDSRRDELDTAARTATRALVELRDWMRDVYAPTIQGAPNTVGRERYARWARYFNGTDLDLDEAYAYGWAEYHRLLAEMRTEAEKILPGAGTPWVALAYLDEHGRHIEGVDEVQTWLQGLMDQAIDALDGTHFELAEPVRRVESRIAPPGGAAAPYYTAPSSDFSRPGQTWLPTMGQTRFPVYDLVSTWYHEGVPGHHLQLAQWVHVVEDLSRYQATVGLVSANCEGWALYAERLMDELGFLADAEQRLGYLDAQMMRAARVIVDIGMHLELEIPADSPFHPGERWTPELAEEFFGAHSSRPADFVESELTRYLSIPGQAIGYKLGERAWLQGRANAQRRHGDDFDAKAWHMAALSQGSLGLDDLVDELSRL from the coding sequence ATGTCAGAGACGAAGAATCCGCTGCCCCGCGAGGTCGCCGACGCGTATGTCGACGACCTCATCGCCCTCGACCCGGTCCTCGGTACGTACCTCGGTGTGAAGGAGAGCGCAGGCAGGCTCCCTGATCCCTCGCCCGCGGGGCAGCAGGCCCTCGCGGAACTGGCGCGGGCGACTCTCGCCCGCCTCGACGAGGCGGAACGGCAGCCGGGCGCGGACAGCGATTCCGAGCGCCGCTGCGCGCGGCTGCTGCGCGAGCGCCTGACCGCCGAACTGGCCGTGCACGACGCCGAGGAGGGGCTGCGGGCCGTCGGCAACATGCACACCGCCGCGCACGCCGTCCGGCAGGTGTTCAGCATCGCGCCGACCGCGACGGACGAGGACTGGGCGGCGATCGCCGAGCGGCTGCGCGCCGTGCCGGCCGCGCTGGCCGGGTACCGCGAGTCCCTCGCCCTCGGCCTGGAGCGCAAGCTCTACGCGGGTCCACGCCCCACCGCGACCTTCGTCGACCAGCTCACCGAGTGGTCCTCCCCGGACGAGCACGGCCGCGCCTGGTTCGAGGACTTCGTGTCCGCGGGCCCCGACTCCCGGCGCGACGAGCTGGACACCGCCGCGCGGACGGCCACCCGGGCCCTGGTGGAGCTGCGCGACTGGATGCGCGACGTGTACGCGCCCACGATCCAGGGCGCGCCGAACACGGTGGGCCGGGAGCGGTACGCGCGCTGGGCGCGCTACTTCAACGGTACGGACCTCGATCTCGACGAGGCGTACGCGTACGGCTGGGCCGAGTACCACCGGCTGCTCGCCGAGATGAGGACCGAGGCCGAGAAGATCCTGCCCGGTGCCGGGACGCCCTGGGTGGCGCTCGCGTACCTGGACGAGCACGGCAGGCACATCGAGGGTGTCGACGAGGTCCAGACGTGGCTGCAGGGCCTGATGGACCAGGCGATCGACGCTCTCGACGGCACGCACTTCGAACTCGCCGAGCCGGTACGGAGGGTGGAGTCCCGGATCGCGCCGCCGGGCGGTGCCGCGGCTCCTTATTACACCGCGCCGTCGTCGGACTTCTCCCGGCCCGGCCAGACCTGGCTGCCCACGATGGGGCAGACCAGGTTCCCCGTGTACGACCTCGTCTCGACCTGGTACCACGAGGGCGTTCCCGGGCACCACCTCCAGCTCGCGCAGTGGGTGCACGTCGTCGAGGACCTCTCCCGCTACCAGGCGACCGTCGGCCTCGTGAGCGCCAACTGCGAGGGCTGGGCGCTGTACGCGGAGCGGCTGATGGACGAGCTGGGCTTCCTCGCGGACGCCGAGCAGCGCCTCGGCTACCTGGACGCGCAGATGATGCGCGCGGCCCGGGTGATCGTCGACATCGGTATGCACCTGGAGCTGGAGATCCCGGCGGACTCTCCCTTCCACCCCGGCGAGCGCTGGACGCCCGAACTGGCGGAGGAGTTCTTCGGCGCGCACAGCAGCCGGCCCGCGGACTTCGTCGAGAGCGAGCTGACCCGCTATCTCTCGATCCCCGGTCAGGCCATCGGCTACAAGCTCGGTGAGCGGGCCTGGCTGCAGGGCCGCGCGAACGCGCAGCGGCGCCACGGGGACGACTTCGACGCGAAGGCGTGGCACATGGCGGCACTGTCGCAGGGCTCGCTGGGCCTGGACGACCTGGTGGACGAGTTGTCCCGGCTCTGA
- a CDS encoding rhodanese-like domain-containing protein, with translation MRPLTPVTPVASLTSGPPATTNAVLRVAPASPAEAAAHFGASLAFHADVSDVASALAAGGDPGFVVLDSRSTESWDQGHVPGAIHLPTVLVAEQAERLLDRSVPVVTYCWGPGCNGATRAALTLAELGFQVKEMLGGFEYWVREGFEFETWEGRERHAPDPLTAPVGAEDCGC, from the coding sequence ATGAGACCCCTGACACCCGTGACACCTGTGGCATCCCTGACGAGCGGTCCGCCGGCCACGACGAACGCCGTGCTGCGCGTCGCCCCGGCCTCTCCGGCCGAGGCCGCCGCCCACTTCGGCGCGAGCCTCGCCTTCCACGCCGACGTGTCCGACGTCGCCTCCGCGCTCGCGGCCGGCGGGGACCCCGGCTTCGTCGTCCTCGACTCCCGTTCCACCGAGTCGTGGGACCAGGGGCACGTACCCGGCGCGATCCATCTGCCGACCGTGCTCGTCGCCGAGCAGGCCGAGCGGCTCCTCGACAGGTCGGTGCCCGTCGTCACCTACTGCTGGGGACCCGGCTGCAACGGCGCGACCCGCGCCGCCCTCACCCTCGCCGAACTCGGCTTCCAGGTGAAGGAGATGCTCGGCGGCTTCGAGTACTGGGTGCGTGAGGGCTTCGAGTTCGAGACCTGGGAGGGGCGGGAGCGGCACGCGCCGGACCCGTTGACAGCGCCCGTGGGCGCGGAGGACTGCGGCTGTTGA
- a CDS encoding Lrp/AsnC family transcriptional regulator, with translation MTTYSPDATDWRILDVLQREGRVSFAELARAVSMSASAVTERVRRLEEAGVIQGYAAVVAPENIGLPILAFVRLRYPNGNYKPFHDLVDATPQILEAHHVTGDDCFVIKVAARSMSHLEEISGRIGTLGSVTTSVVYSSPLPRRPLGH, from the coding sequence ATGACCACGTATTCCCCGGACGCCACCGACTGGCGCATCCTCGACGTCCTCCAGCGGGAGGGAAGGGTCAGTTTCGCGGAGCTGGCCCGTGCCGTCTCGATGTCCGCGAGCGCGGTCACCGAGCGGGTGCGGCGGCTGGAGGAGGCAGGCGTCATCCAGGGGTACGCGGCCGTCGTGGCCCCGGAGAACATCGGCCTGCCGATCCTCGCCTTCGTCCGCCTGCGCTACCCGAACGGCAACTACAAGCCGTTCCATGACCTCGTCGACGCGACGCCCCAGATACTGGAGGCCCACCACGTCACCGGCGACGACTGCTTCGTCATCAAGGTCGCGGCCCGCTCGATGAGTCACCTGGAGGAGATCTCGGGCAGGATCGGCACGCTGGGTTCGGTGACGACGAGCGTCGTCTACTCCTCGCCGCTGCCCCGGCGCCCTCTGGGGCACTGA
- a CDS encoding SMC family ATPase has translation MRLHRLDITAFGPFGTTQKVDFDELSAAGLFLLHGPTGAGKTSVLDAVCYALYGAVPGARQSGQGLTLRSDHAAPSTRTEIRLELTVAGRRMEITRQPPWARPKKRGTGTTTEKAQSWLREYEGPAGTWKDLSRSHQEIGEEITQLLGMSREQFCQVVLLPQGDFARFLRADAEARGKLLGRLFDTHRFAEVEKRLTERRRAAEAEVRDGDAALLADAHRMQQAAGDIAEVALPDLAPGDPGLAEAVLAWAAVARGTARERLTLAHSAVSAAESAQAAADRVLDDVREVARLQRRFTEARERAARLEERSDSHREAQERMERGRKAEAVAPALDLRDAGEAEHRRAVTAEAHARAALPASFADAGAPGLAADARRAAEELGGLASARRAERRLGELTEERAGLDRQERADEDVLQDAESWLATWETTRAGLQARIETAQEAATRAEQLAVRRDPARARLRAARERDQFARDTDDAHERALTSRAHATETRAHWLDLKEERLKGIAAELAAGLVDGDPCAVCGATEHPAPARKIAGHVDRETEERALAVHQRADEKATEDERRLGVVREALAAASAEAGDTPTDRLAEQEAELEREHGEARAAASGLHAARERLAQAELEHERRVAARQKAELRAAARVSHRDTLDRERALLEEELTQARGAAESVAARAAQLERRAALLTEAADAVRAAEDAAQRLKDADARLADAAFRAGFSTPQAAAAALLDNAAHRELQRRLDAWQSEEAAVRAVLAEADTTAAARRPAVDLRAAERSAEAAARRLRDAASAQDAAARRCAELDRLSARATTSVRRLGPLREEYDRVARMAGLAAGTSAENERRMRLESYVLAARLEQVAAAATVRLQRMSSGRYTLVHSDDRAGRGRSGLGLHVVDAWTGRERDTATLSGGETFFASLALALGLADVVTDEAGGVRLDTLFIDEGFGSLDDQTLDEVLDVLDSLRERDRSVGIVSHVADLRRRIHAQLEVVKGRTGSVVRQRGVQD, from the coding sequence ATGAGGCTGCACCGTCTGGACATCACCGCCTTCGGGCCCTTCGGCACCACCCAGAAGGTCGACTTCGACGAGCTGTCGGCCGCCGGACTCTTCCTGCTGCACGGACCGACGGGCGCGGGCAAGACCTCCGTCCTCGACGCCGTCTGCTACGCGCTGTACGGAGCGGTCCCGGGCGCCCGCCAGAGCGGCCAGGGACTCACCCTGCGCAGCGATCACGCGGCCCCTTCCACCCGCACCGAGATCCGTCTCGAACTCACCGTCGCCGGACGCCGGATGGAGATCACCCGGCAGCCCCCCTGGGCCCGTCCGAAGAAGCGCGGCACGGGCACGACCACCGAAAAGGCCCAGAGCTGGCTGCGCGAGTACGAGGGACCGGCGGGCACCTGGAAGGACCTCAGCCGCTCCCACCAGGAGATCGGCGAGGAGATCACCCAGCTGCTCGGCATGAGCCGTGAGCAGTTCTGTCAGGTCGTGCTGCTGCCCCAGGGCGACTTCGCCCGCTTCCTGCGGGCCGACGCCGAGGCCCGCGGCAAGCTCCTCGGCCGCCTCTTCGACACCCACCGCTTCGCCGAGGTCGAGAAACGCCTCACCGAGCGCCGGCGTGCCGCCGAGGCCGAGGTGCGCGACGGGGACGCCGCGCTGCTCGCAGACGCCCACCGCATGCAGCAGGCCGCCGGGGACATCGCGGAGGTGGCACTGCCCGACCTCGCGCCCGGCGACCCGGGCCTCGCCGAGGCCGTCCTGGCCTGGGCCGCCGTCGCCCGCGGCACGGCCCGCGAGCGGCTGACCCTCGCGCACAGCGCGGTGTCGGCCGCCGAGTCCGCGCAGGCCGCCGCCGACCGCGTACTCGACGACGTACGGGAAGTGGCCCGGCTGCAGCGCCGGTTCACCGAGGCGCGGGAGCGCGCCGCGCGGCTGGAGGAGCGCTCGGACTCCCACCGGGAGGCGCAGGAACGCATGGAGCGGGGCCGCAAGGCCGAGGCGGTGGCCCCCGCCCTCGACCTGCGTGACGCGGGTGAGGCCGAGCACCGGCGCGCTGTCACGGCCGAGGCACACGCGCGTGCCGCCCTCCCGGCGTCCTTCGCCGACGCCGGCGCCCCCGGGCTCGCGGCGGACGCGCGCAGGGCGGCCGAGGAACTGGGCGGCCTGGCCTCGGCCCGCCGGGCCGAGCGCCGGCTCGGCGAACTCACCGAAGAGCGCGCCGGCCTGGACCGCCAGGAGCGTGCCGACGAGGACGTCCTGCAGGACGCCGAGAGCTGGCTCGCCACCTGGGAGACCACCCGCGCCGGCCTCCAGGCACGCATCGAGACCGCGCAGGAGGCCGCCACCCGCGCCGAGCAGCTGGCCGTGCGGCGCGACCCCGCCCGGGCCAGGCTGCGGGCCGCCCGCGAGCGCGACCAGTTCGCCCGGGACACGGACGACGCCCACGAGCGCGCTCTCACCTCCCGCGCCCACGCGACGGAGACGCGCGCCCACTGGCTCGACCTGAAGGAGGAGCGGCTCAAGGGCATCGCCGCGGAGCTCGCCGCCGGACTCGTCGACGGGGATCCCTGCGCCGTCTGCGGCGCCACCGAACACCCGGCGCCCGCGCGGAAGATCGCCGGACATGTCGACCGGGAGACGGAGGAGCGCGCCCTCGCGGTCCATCAGCGCGCCGACGAGAAGGCGACCGAGGACGAGCGCCGGCTCGGCGTCGTACGCGAGGCGCTCGCCGCCGCCTCCGCCGAGGCGGGCGACACACCGACCGATCGACTCGCCGAGCAGGAAGCGGAACTGGAGCGGGAGCACGGCGAGGCACGCGCCGCCGCCTCCGGGCTGCACGCCGCCCGCGAGCGTCTCGCCCAGGCCGAACTCGAACACGAACGACGGGTCGCCGCCCGGCAGAAGGCCGAACTGCGTGCCGCGGCCCGGGTGTCCCACCGCGACACCCTCGACCGCGAACGGGCCCTGCTGGAGGAGGAGTTGACCCAGGCCCGGGGCGCCGCCGAGAGTGTCGCCGCACGCGCCGCGCAGCTTGAGCGGCGGGCCGCCCTGCTCACCGAGGCAGCGGACGCCGTCCGCGCGGCCGAGGACGCCGCGCAGCGGCTCAAGGACGCCGACGCGCGCCTGGCCGACGCGGCCTTCCGCGCCGGGTTCTCCACACCACAGGCCGCGGCCGCCGCGCTGCTCGACAACGCGGCCCACCGAGAGCTGCAACGCCGTCTCGACGCCTGGCAGTCGGAGGAGGCCGCGGTCCGCGCCGTGCTCGCCGAGGCCGACACGACCGCCGCGGCCCGGCGCCCGGCCGTCGATCTGCGGGCGGCCGAACGGTCCGCCGAGGCCGCCGCCCGGCGGCTGCGGGACGCCGCCTCCGCCCAGGACGCGGCCGCCCGGCGCTGCGCCGAACTGGACCGGCTGTCCGCGCGCGCGACCACGTCCGTACGCCGCCTGGGACCGCTGCGCGAGGAATACGACCGGGTGGCGCGCATGGCGGGGCTGGCCGCGGGCACCTCGGCGGAGAACGAACGCAGGATGCGCCTGGAGTCGTACGTCCTCGCCGCCCGCCTGGAACAGGTCGCCGCCGCGGCGACCGTACGGCTTCAGCGCATGTCCTCCGGGCGCTACACCCTCGTCCACTCGGACGACCGTGCGGGCCGCGGCCGCAGCGGGCTCGGACTGCACGTGGTGGACGCGTGGACCGGCCGGGAGCGGGACACGGCGACGCTCTCCGGGGGCGAGACGTTCTTCGCGTCGCTCGCGCTGGCCCTCGGCCTCGCGGACGTCGTCACGGACGAGGCCGGCGGGGTGCGGCTCGACACGCTCTTCATCGACGAGGGCTTCGGCAGCCTCGACGACCAGACCCTCGACGAGGTCCTCGACGTGCTCGACTCGCTGCGGGAGCGCGACCGCAGCGTCGGCATCGTCAGCCATGTCGCCGACCTGCGGCGCCGTATCCACGCTCAGCTGGAGGTCGTGAAGGGGAGAACGGGATCGGTCGTACGGCAGCGGGGCGTCCAGGACTGA
- a CDS encoding exonuclease SbcCD subunit D yields MRLLHTSDWHLGRAFHRVTMLGAQAGFIGHLVTTVRERGVDAVVVSGDVYDRAVPPLAAVELFDDALHRLADLGVPTVMISGNHDSARRLGVGAGLIGRAGIHLRTEPSAAGTPVVLRDAHGDVALYGLPYLEPALVKDEFGVDRAGHESVLAAAMDRVRADLATRPPGTRSVVLAHAFVTGGAVSDSERDITVGGVAAVPAGVFDGVDYVALGHLHGSQTITDRVRYSGSPLPYSFSEADHRKSMWLVDLGPDGSLDAERVDCPVPRALARVRGRLEDLLADPELTRHEEAWVEATLTDPVRPAEPMARLTERFPHTLSLVFDPERAPEDPDVSYARRLAGRSEQQIAEDFVTHVRGTGPDPRERAVLRDAFDAVHADEAVREVAR; encoded by the coding sequence ATGAGGCTTCTGCACACGTCCGACTGGCACCTCGGCCGGGCATTCCACCGGGTGACCATGCTCGGCGCCCAGGCCGGGTTCATCGGCCATCTCGTCACGACCGTGCGCGAGCGCGGCGTCGACGCGGTGGTCGTGTCCGGGGACGTGTACGACCGGGCGGTCCCGCCGCTGGCGGCCGTGGAGCTCTTCGACGACGCCCTGCACCGGCTGGCCGACCTCGGGGTGCCCACGGTGATGATCTCCGGGAACCACGACTCGGCGCGCCGACTCGGCGTCGGAGCCGGGCTGATCGGGCGGGCCGGTATCCACCTGCGGACCGAGCCCTCCGCGGCCGGCACGCCCGTGGTCCTCCGCGACGCCCACGGCGACGTCGCCCTCTACGGCCTGCCGTACCTCGAACCGGCCCTGGTGAAGGACGAGTTCGGGGTGGACAGGGCCGGACACGAGTCCGTGCTAGCCGCCGCCATGGACCGCGTCCGCGCCGACCTCGCCACGCGGCCGCCGGGCACCCGTTCCGTGGTCCTCGCCCACGCCTTCGTCACCGGAGGGGCGGTCAGCGACAGCGAGCGGGACATCACCGTCGGCGGCGTCGCCGCCGTCCCCGCCGGAGTCTTCGACGGCGTCGACTACGTGGCGCTGGGCCACCTGCACGGCAGCCAGACCATCACCGACCGGGTCCGCTACTCCGGCTCCCCGCTGCCGTACTCCTTCTCCGAGGCGGACCACCGCAAGAGCATGTGGCTGGTGGACCTGGGCCCGGACGGCTCGCTCGACGCCGAACGCGTCGACTGCCCCGTGCCCCGGGCACTCGCCCGCGTCCGGGGGCGGCTGGAGGACCTGCTCGCCGACCCGGAGCTGACGCGTCACGAGGAAGCGTGGGTCGAGGCCACCCTCACCGATCCGGTGCGCCCGGCCGAGCCGATGGCCCGGCTGACCGAGCGCTTCCCGCACACCCTCAGCCTGGTCTTCGATCCCGAGCGGGCTCCCGAGGACCCGGACGTCTCGTACGCCCGGCGGCTGGCGGGCCGCAGCGAACAGCAGATCGCCGAGGACTTCGTGACCCATGTGCGCGGCACGGGTCCCGACCCCCGGGAACGGGCCGTGCTGCGGGACGCGTTCGACGCCGTCCACGCCGACGAGGCCGTACGGGAGGTCGCCCGGTGA